A region from the Riemerella anatipestifer genome encodes:
- a CDS encoding transporter codes for MMKQIILIFNLFSLLILQAKDSISVKPASFPIQSLRWLEEDCDACGCAVGNAASGFESILNPQFIGVKYLYQSYESKSNILDAHFSVPEHYNTVQIWGRIPLHKNVDVYANLPFHFHTRYTDTKQELSGVGDASASVIYKLNLDKQDSHRLNFGVGVKVPLAKFDEKTANSYNPSFQRGTGSWDYSAIVNYTYMKGQWAVALSTDYIFKNQNKYYYRFGDQWNTSVTGYYIKDFDSFRLSPRVGISTEKYFQNVQVGEKVPHTGGYLVLSKLGAEFSFRKFNIGLESQLPLRSEIAINSVRINARHSVYINFNL; via the coding sequence ATGATGAAACAGATAATTTTAATTTTTAATTTATTTAGTCTATTGATTTTACAGGCTAAAGATAGTATTAGTGTTAAACCAGCTAGTTTTCCTATCCAATCTCTAAGATGGTTAGAGGAAGATTGCGATGCGTGTGGTTGTGCGGTAGGTAATGCGGCTTCTGGTTTTGAAAGCATACTCAATCCTCAGTTTATTGGCGTTAAATATCTTTACCAATCGTATGAATCTAAAAGTAATATTTTAGACGCTCATTTTTCCGTCCCAGAACATTACAACACGGTACAAATCTGGGGGCGTATTCCACTTCATAAAAATGTAGATGTTTATGCCAATTTGCCATTTCATTTTCATACCAGATACACGGATACCAAACAAGAATTAAGTGGTGTGGGAGATGCGTCGGCATCGGTTATTTATAAACTTAATTTAGATAAACAAGATTCGCATCGGCTTAATTTTGGAGTTGGGGTTAAAGTACCATTAGCTAAATTTGATGAGAAAACGGCTAACTCCTATAATCCGAGTTTTCAAAGAGGTACGGGAAGTTGGGACTATTCCGCCATTGTTAATTATACTTATATGAAAGGACAATGGGCTGTGGCACTCTCTACCGATTATATTTTTAAAAATCAGAATAAGTATTATTATCGCTTTGGAGACCAATGGAATACTTCTGTTACAGGGTATTATATCAAAGATTTTGATAGTTTTAGATTGTCTCCTAGAGTAGGGATTTCTACGGAAAAGTATTTCCAAAATGTACAGGTGGGAGAAAAAGTGCCTCATACAGGTGGTTATTTGGTATTGAGTAAATTGGGAGCGGAGTTTTCTTTTCGTAAGTTTAATATAGGTTTGGAAAGTCAATTGCCTTTGCGTTCCGAAATAGCCATTAATTCCGTTAGGATAAATGCGAGACATTCTGTTTACATCAATTTTAATCTTTAA
- the gcvP gene encoding aminomethyl-transferring glycine dehydrogenase, with protein MNTQAFVNRHISLNEQDTQAMLSKIGVSSIEELISQTIPADIRADKDLSISEPLSEYEMLSHSKELASKNYLFDNYIGFGYHNVILPSVIQRNILENPSWYTAYTPYQAEIAQGRLEALLNFQTVVSSLTGFPLANASLLDEGTAAAEAMHMFFENRTREQKKAEGNRFFVSELVLPQTVAVLQTKADGLGIEIVVGCHEKENLSEGFFGVLLQYPGKNGVVLDYTESIAKYKENNLQVAVACDPMALVKLKSPASMGADCAVGTTQRFGIPMGYGGPHAAFFACQESYKRNIPGRIIGVSQDMYGKRALRMALQTREQHIKREKATSNICTAQVLLAVMAGMYCVYHGPKGLEFIADQIHYKANALAESLKMLGYQVVEEASFDTVKIALSEEEKLNLMMLMRGQSINLNYFTEGIVSIALNEACTEDKLQKLLDAFANFKAKQSFKINIKEACTLPKDLLRTDEILKDEVFNKYHTETELMRYIKRLERKDLSLTHSMISLGSCTMKLNAATEMLPLSWAEWGSVHPFVPTEQAGGYQLLIKELEKDLAEITGFAGTSLQPNSGAQGEYAGLMVIREYHKSRGEGHRNIVLIPQSAHGTNPASAVMAGMKVIVVKNLENGEIDFEDFKAKAEEHSENLSAVMITYPSTYGFFDANIRQITSLVHQYGGQVYMDGANMNAQVGFTSPGLIGADVCHLNLHKTFAIPHGGGGPGVGPICVAEHLVPFLPSNPNIGVGGSQAIQAISSAPYGSSLVLNISYAYIKMLGAQGLKKATEHAILNANYLKDVLKEHFPILYTNAQGRVAHECIVDFRQFKTLGIEVADVAKRLMDYGFHAPTVSFPVAGTLMIEPTESESKAELDRFAEALISIKKEIEEIANGQADAQNNVLKNAPHTEQVVLSDSWDKPYSREKAAYPLDWVREHKFFASVSRVDEAYGDRNLVCTCAPIENYM; from the coding sequence ATGAATACACAAGCCTTTGTTAATCGTCACATTAGTCTTAACGAGCAAGACACACAGGCGATGCTTTCTAAGATAGGAGTATCTTCAATAGAGGAACTCATTTCTCAAACCATACCAGCAGATATTAGAGCGGACAAAGATTTAAGCATTTCAGAACCCTTATCGGAGTACGAAATGCTTTCTCATTCTAAGGAGTTAGCCTCTAAGAATTATCTTTTTGATAATTACATTGGGTTTGGTTATCACAATGTTATATTGCCGTCGGTAATTCAGAGAAATATTTTAGAAAATCCTAGTTGGTACACGGCTTATACGCCATATCAGGCAGAGATAGCACAAGGTAGGCTAGAAGCACTACTTAATTTCCAAACAGTGGTGTCTTCATTAACGGGCTTTCCTTTAGCTAATGCTTCTTTATTAGATGAAGGTACAGCAGCGGCAGAGGCTATGCATATGTTCTTTGAAAACCGAACTAGAGAGCAGAAAAAAGCAGAAGGTAATCGTTTTTTTGTGTCAGAGTTAGTATTACCGCAGACGGTAGCTGTACTTCAAACTAAAGCAGACGGACTAGGGATAGAAATCGTAGTAGGTTGCCATGAGAAAGAAAATCTAAGCGAAGGCTTTTTTGGTGTGCTACTTCAGTATCCAGGTAAAAACGGAGTCGTATTAGACTATACAGAGTCTATAGCTAAGTATAAAGAAAACAATCTACAAGTAGCGGTGGCTTGTGACCCAATGGCATTGGTTAAGCTGAAATCTCCTGCCTCTATGGGCGCGGATTGTGCGGTTGGTACTACACAAAGATTTGGTATTCCTATGGGATATGGTGGTCCACACGCAGCATTTTTTGCTTGTCAAGAATCTTACAAGAGAAATATACCTGGTAGAATTATAGGCGTTTCTCAAGATATGTATGGTAAGAGAGCGTTAAGAATGGCATTACAAACCAGAGAACAACATATCAAAAGAGAAAAAGCGACTTCTAACATCTGTACAGCACAGGTTCTTTTGGCGGTAATGGCAGGAATGTACTGTGTGTATCACGGACCTAAAGGTCTAGAGTTTATTGCAGACCAAATTCATTATAAAGCTAATGCACTTGCGGAGTCTTTAAAAATGTTAGGTTACCAAGTAGTAGAAGAAGCAAGTTTTGATACTGTTAAAATAGCATTGTCAGAGGAAGAAAAACTCAACTTAATGATGCTAATGAGAGGTCAGAGTATCAATCTGAATTACTTTACCGAAGGCATCGTAAGTATTGCACTCAATGAGGCTTGTACTGAAGATAAGTTACAAAAATTATTAGATGCTTTTGCAAACTTTAAAGCGAAGCAAAGTTTCAAAATCAATATAAAAGAAGCGTGTACTTTACCTAAAGACTTATTAAGAACAGACGAAATATTGAAAGATGAAGTCTTCAATAAGTACCATACAGAAACAGAGTTGATGCGTTATATCAAGAGATTAGAGAGGAAGGATTTATCTCTAACTCACTCTATGATTTCGCTAGGGTCTTGTACAATGAAACTGAATGCTGCTACTGAAATGTTGCCATTATCTTGGGCAGAGTGGGGTAGTGTTCATCCATTTGTACCTACGGAACAAGCAGGTGGTTATCAGTTATTGATTAAAGAATTAGAAAAAGATTTAGCCGAAATTACAGGTTTTGCAGGAACTTCTTTACAGCCTAACTCTGGAGCTCAAGGTGAGTATGCGGGGCTTATGGTCATTCGTGAATATCATAAATCTAGAGGAGAGGGGCATAGAAATATAGTGTTAATTCCTCAGTCTGCTCACGGTACCAACCCAGCATCGGCAGTAATGGCAGGTATGAAAGTGATTGTAGTGAAAAACCTAGAAAACGGAGAAATAGATTTTGAAGACTTTAAAGCTAAGGCAGAAGAACACAGCGAAAACCTTTCTGCGGTAATGATTACCTATCCTTCTACTTATGGTTTCTTTGATGCTAATATCAGACAAATTACCAGTTTAGTACACCAATACGGCGGACAAGTTTATATGGACGGGGCAAATATGAACGCTCAAGTAGGCTTTACAAGCCCAGGGCTTATTGGGGCAGATGTGTGCCACCTTAACCTTCATAAAACATTTGCAATCCCTCACGGTGGAGGTGGTCCAGGGGTAGGACCTATCTGTGTGGCAGAACATTTAGTTCCGTTTTTACCGTCTAATCCTAATATTGGGGTAGGTGGTTCACAGGCAATTCAGGCAATTTCTTCTGCACCTTATGGGTCGTCATTAGTACTTAATATCTCGTATGCTTATATCAAGATGTTGGGAGCTCAAGGTCTTAAAAAGGCTACGGAACACGCCATACTTAATGCCAACTATTTAAAAGATGTTCTAAAGGAGCATTTCCCAATTCTTTATACTAATGCTCAAGGCAGAGTAGCACATGAGTGTATTGTGGACTTCCGACAATTTAAGACATTGGGTATAGAGGTAGCCGATGTTGCTAAACGATTGATGGACTACGGTTTCCACGCACCTACAGTGAGTTTCCCTGTGGCAGGTACGCTGATGATAGAGCCAACCGAATCTGAAAGTAAGGCTGAACTAGACCGTTTTGCAGAAGCTCTTATTTCTATTAAGAAAGAGATAGAAGAAATTGCTAACGGACAAGCTGATGCTCAAAATAATGTGCTTAAAAATGCACCACACACAGAGCAAGTGGTACTTTCTGACTCTTGGGACAAACCTTACTCTAGAGAGAAGGCGGCTTATCCTTTAGATTGGGTACGAGAGCATAAATTCTTTGCATCTGTATCTAGAGTAGATGAGGCTTATGGAGACAGAAACTTAGTGTGTACTTGTGCACCTATAGAGAATTATATGTAA
- a CDS encoding AMP-binding protein translates to MMLIDFSKEVDLKQLQPNTDFEYQVLNFLEDWYSEKPCVSVKTSGSTGVPKVFEVEKERMKASATMTCDFLGLNRSDKALLCLPVEYISGKMMLVRAMERGLKLLIKTPSVSPLEDLDEEVDFCAMTPLQVEYSLGKIDLIKKLIIGGAAVSESLKAKLKGVTSHIYETYGMSETLSHIALKQITPNEELDFKPLQNIFLTQDERGCLCIEAPLLTSEKLITNDLVELKEGGVFSFLGRVDNVINSGGVKIIPEQLEDKLKKIIPNELVFTSVSDAVLGEKLVLVIEGKITQETQKLLGEIAYDKPYYAPKEIVFLDKIPRTPNGKVNRVELRKVLQRN, encoded by the coding sequence ATGATGCTGATTGACTTTTCTAAAGAGGTAGATTTAAAACAACTTCAACCCAATACCGATTTTGAATATCAAGTTCTGAATTTTTTAGAAGATTGGTATTCGGAGAAGCCTTGCGTTTCGGTGAAAACATCAGGCTCCACGGGTGTGCCTAAGGTATTTGAGGTAGAAAAGGAAAGAATGAAGGCATCTGCGACTATGACCTGCGATTTTTTAGGTTTAAATAGGTCAGATAAGGCATTGCTCTGTTTGCCTGTAGAATACATATCGGGAAAAATGATGTTGGTAAGGGCTATGGAGCGAGGTTTGAAGTTATTGATAAAAACGCCTTCCGTTAGTCCTTTAGAAGATTTAGACGAAGAGGTTGATTTCTGTGCGATGACGCCACTCCAAGTGGAGTATTCTTTGGGAAAGATAGATTTAATTAAAAAACTTATCATTGGCGGTGCGGCTGTTTCGGAGTCTCTTAAAGCAAAGCTAAAAGGTGTTACATCTCACATCTATGAAACTTACGGAATGAGCGAAACGCTTTCTCACATTGCGTTAAAACAGATAACGCCAAATGAGGAACTTGATTTTAAACCATTGCAAAATATATTTTTAACTCAAGATGAACGAGGGTGTCTCTGTATAGAGGCGCCTCTTCTTACTTCGGAAAAGCTCATTACTAATGATTTGGTAGAACTAAAAGAAGGAGGAGTTTTTAGTTTTTTGGGTAGAGTGGATAATGTTATCAACTCTGGTGGAGTGAAGATAATCCCAGAGCAATTAGAGGATAAATTAAAGAAAATAATCCCAAATGAGTTGGTATTTACTAGTGTTTCTGATGCTGTTTTAGGCGAAAAATTAGTGTTGGTAATAGAAGGAAAAATAACCCAAGAAACTCAAAAATTACTTGGCGAGATAGCGTATGATAAGCCCTACTATGCACCAAAAGAGATTGTTTTTTTAGACAAAATTCCTAGAACTCCAAATGGTAAAGTCAATCGTGTGGAGTTACGAAAGGTACTGCAGAGAAATTAA
- a CDS encoding GLPGLI family protein: MKYLYFFIFFTSIFIHAQTTRLVYRVSSGVDSERVDEIYYLDVDTHKKTGIYYNRNYFVNDSIFKKTGEFGFSDFKMTDFVKVNFANNDDAEEYKILSVDVFKIHIKKSKDWKMEKETRLEGNRTLQKATIDYGGRQWEAWWDKDFPLYVGPYLFSGLPGLIVSLKDTQNHFHFELIGVQNFPATQTIDFLTTLETNSVTISIDKFKKMLLQNYNDPFGSITKGLINRNQPIRLEDGTLLTKDNLKVSEEVIKNRLRKQNPIHLDFKVAYPDK, translated from the coding sequence ATGAAATATTTATATTTTTTTATCTTTTTTACCAGTATTTTTATTCATGCTCAAACCACGAGATTGGTGTACAGGGTGTCATCAGGTGTTGATTCTGAACGGGTTGATGAAATTTACTATCTTGATGTAGATACCCATAAGAAAACTGGGATTTATTACAATAGAAATTACTTTGTAAATGATTCTATTTTTAAAAAGACAGGAGAGTTTGGATTTTCAGACTTCAAAATGACGGATTTTGTAAAAGTGAATTTTGCCAATAATGACGATGCAGAAGAATATAAAATACTGAGTGTAGATGTTTTTAAAATCCACATAAAAAAATCAAAAGATTGGAAGATGGAAAAAGAAACTCGTCTGGAGGGGAATAGGACACTGCAAAAAGCAACGATAGACTACGGAGGAAGACAATGGGAAGCTTGGTGGGATAAGGATTTTCCTCTTTATGTAGGACCGTACCTTTTTAGTGGTTTACCAGGATTGATAGTGAGTCTGAAGGATACGCAGAATCATTTTCATTTTGAATTAATTGGTGTTCAAAATTTCCCTGCTACTCAGACCATTGATTTCTTAACCACATTAGAAACCAATTCTGTAACTATTTCTATTGATAAATTTAAGAAAATGCTCCTCCAAAATTACAATGACCCTTTTGGTAGTATTACCAAAGGCTTGATAAATAGGAATCAACCTATTCGATTAGAAGATGGTACTCTATTGACCAAGGATAATTTAAAAGTAAGTGAAGAAGTGATTAAAAATAGATTGAGAAAACAAAATCCTATTCACTTGGATTTTAAAGTAGCGTATCCTGATAAATAA
- a CDS encoding ABC-F family ATP-binding cassette domain-containing protein, with protein sequence MLSVQSLGLHHSGNYLFRDVNFTIKKEDKIGLVGKNGAGKSTLLKMLSGEISFYEGEVIPEGNISIGFLKQDLDFVKGRTVWDETMQAFEQINAMKAELDEVNHQLATRTDYESDAYHQLIHRMTELNDLLHHHDAYNLEGDMEKILLGLGFKADDFQKITDEFSGGWRMRIELAKLLLQKNDLMLLDEPTNHLDMESIIWLENFLKDYPGAIVLVSHDKQFMTSVCNRTFDINNKKVDDYKANYTKYLELRKERREKLEQAKKNQDAEIKQMEDNINRFRASATKASFAQSLIKKLEKIERIEIDNEDVSKFNIRFVQSIVPGKVIFEAENLGKAYGTKQVFDGVDFFVQRGEKIALLGQNGQGKTTLAKILAGEIKDYSGSWNLGHNVNIGYFAQNQEEVLTPNKTVLEEAEDAATEETRPRVRDLLGSFLFQGDAVNKKTKVLSGGERNRLALCKLLLRPFNTLIMDEPTNHLDIQSKEIIKLALQNFEGTLIVISHDREFLQGLCDKIFEFRDGKMKEFLGNIDEYLEYRQKESIREISVEKSKLEEKAKTPPPKAEPVAVEKPQFISKEQKNLQNKIKKLEEKIADYETEIATLEDIFAKTNPTEQELEKYQTLQKELEAIMSEWESLSEQLDLF encoded by the coding sequence GTGCTTTCAGTTCAGAGTTTAGGATTGCATCATTCGGGAAATTATCTGTTCCGTGATGTTAATTTCACTATAAAAAAAGAAGATAAAATAGGTTTAGTTGGGAAAAATGGAGCTGGTAAATCTACACTCCTCAAAATGCTTTCGGGCGAAATAAGTTTCTACGAAGGCGAAGTAATCCCAGAAGGTAACATCAGCATAGGTTTCTTAAAGCAAGATTTAGATTTTGTAAAAGGTAGAACCGTTTGGGACGAAACGATGCAAGCCTTTGAACAAATCAACGCGATGAAAGCAGAGCTAGACGAAGTTAATCATCAACTAGCCACTAGAACCGACTACGAAAGCGATGCCTACCATCAGCTCATTCATCGTATGACGGAGCTTAACGACTTGCTTCATCATCACGATGCTTACAACCTAGAGGGCGATATGGAGAAAATACTTTTGGGACTAGGCTTTAAAGCGGACGACTTCCAAAAGATAACCGATGAGTTTTCTGGCGGTTGGCGTATGAGGATAGAACTCGCCAAACTACTCCTCCAAAAGAACGACCTTATGCTACTGGACGAGCCTACCAACCACTTGGATATGGAATCCATCATTTGGTTAGAAAACTTCCTGAAAGATTATCCTGGGGCTATTGTACTGGTAAGCCACGACAAACAATTTATGACTTCGGTGTGCAACCGAACTTTTGACATCAATAATAAAAAAGTAGATGACTACAAAGCCAACTATACCAAATACCTAGAGCTCCGCAAGGAACGAAGAGAAAAGCTAGAACAAGCTAAAAAGAACCAAGATGCTGAAATCAAGCAAATGGAAGACAACATCAACCGATTTCGTGCTAGTGCCACCAAGGCCTCTTTCGCTCAATCCTTGATTAAAAAACTAGAAAAAATAGAACGCATAGAAATAGATAACGAAGATGTTTCTAAGTTCAACATTAGGTTTGTGCAGAGTATCGTTCCTGGGAAAGTAATCTTTGAAGCTGAGAATTTAGGAAAAGCCTACGGTACAAAACAGGTTTTTGACGGTGTGGACTTTTTCGTCCAAAGAGGCGAAAAAATAGCCTTACTCGGACAAAATGGTCAAGGTAAAACTACCCTTGCCAAAATACTCGCAGGAGAAATTAAAGATTATTCAGGAAGTTGGAATTTAGGACACAATGTGAACATCGGCTACTTTGCCCAAAATCAAGAGGAGGTACTCACTCCAAATAAAACCGTACTAGAAGAAGCCGAAGATGCTGCCACCGAAGAAACCAGACCTAGAGTAAGAGACCTTTTGGGGAGTTTTCTCTTCCAAGGCGATGCCGTAAACAAGAAAACCAAAGTACTTTCTGGAGGCGAAAGAAATAGATTGGCATTATGCAAGTTATTGTTGCGTCCGTTCAATACTTTGATTATGGACGAACCGACTAACCACTTAGACATACAGTCCAAGGAAATTATAAAACTCGCTTTACAGAATTTTGAAGGCACACTTATCGTTATTTCTCACGACAGGGAATTCTTACAAGGGCTTTGCGATAAGATTTTTGAGTTTAGAGATGGTAAAATGAAGGAGTTTTTAGGTAACATAGACGAATACCTAGAATACCGACAAAAAGAAAGCATTAGAGAAATATCCGTAGAGAAATCCAAGCTAGAGGAAAAAGCCAAAACACCTCCTCCAAAAGCGGAGCCTGTAGCGGTAGAGAAACCTCAGTTTATCTCTAAAGAGCAAAAAAATCTACAAAACAAAATAAAGAAGCTAGAGGAGAAAATAGCCGACTACGAAACTGAAATAGCAACTCTAGAGGATATATTTGCAAAGACTAATCCTACGGAACAGGAACTAGAAAAATACCAAACCTTACAAAAGGAACTAGAAGCTATTATGTCTGAATGGGAAAGTCTATCGGAGCAATTGGATTTATTTTAA
- a CDS encoding cytochrome-c peroxidase — MKSYIITGLVVLVSVLSCRNDEAEVQYPIDKPYAFGVPSNFPEVKYNLQANKPTEYGVRLGKKLFYDGRLAKDNAVACAFCHIQEDAFTHHGHTVSHGVEGREGFRNALPIQNMIFLDKYMWDGSVTDLEMQPIIPISAHEEMDETIENITQKIKDDKDYKRLFTIVYGDDKVTAERILKSLTQFMSIMISANSKYDKVVRNEGEKFTEEEARGYTIFKQKCVACHSTDLFTDQSYRNTGLPYNPILKDEGRKRVTGKDSDFLKFRVPSLRNVEYTAPYTHDGRFYTLKALLDFYDSGVIDNPNLDPEFRKVKGRVGIPLTEQEKYDLISFLKTLSDTQFITNPAFSE; from the coding sequence ATGAAAAGCTACATTATCACAGGGCTGGTAGTTCTTGTTTCTGTGCTTTCTTGTCGGAATGATGAAGCAGAAGTTCAGTATCCTATAGATAAACCTTACGCATTTGGAGTACCATCTAATTTTCCAGAAGTGAAGTATAATTTACAAGCTAATAAACCTACGGAATATGGTGTTCGGCTAGGTAAAAAGCTATTTTATGACGGGAGGTTGGCTAAAGACAATGCTGTGGCGTGTGCTTTTTGTCATATTCAAGAAGATGCCTTTACACATCATGGGCATACGGTGAGCCACGGAGTAGAAGGTAGAGAAGGTTTTAGGAACGCTTTGCCAATTCAAAATATGATTTTCTTGGATAAATATATGTGGGACGGTTCTGTAACCGATTTAGAGATGCAACCTATTATTCCTATTTCAGCACATGAGGAAATGGACGAAACCATAGAAAATATTACACAAAAGATTAAAGACGATAAAGATTATAAAAGACTTTTCACCATTGTATATGGCGATGACAAAGTTACGGCTGAAAGAATTTTGAAATCTCTCACACAATTTATGTCTATAATGATTTCGGCTAACAGTAAGTATGATAAAGTGGTAAGAAATGAAGGAGAAAAATTTACAGAGGAGGAGGCAAGAGGTTATACTATTTTTAAGCAAAAATGCGTGGCATGTCATTCCACAGATTTGTTTACAGACCAAAGTTACAGAAATACAGGGCTGCCTTATAATCCGATATTAAAAGACGAAGGTAGAAAAAGAGTAACAGGTAAAGATTCTGATTTTTTGAAGTTTAGAGTGCCTAGTCTTAGAAATGTGGAATATACCGCTCCATATACTCACGATGGTAGATTTTACACATTAAAGGCTTTACTTGATTTTTATGATTCAGGAGTTATAGACAATCCTAACTTAGACCCTGAGTTTAGAAAGGTTAAAGGTAGAGTAGGGATTCCTTTAACAGAGCAAGAAAAATATGACCTTATTTCATTTTTAAAAACATTAAGTGATACTCAATTTATTACTAATCCAGCATTTTCAGAATAG
- a CDS encoding HU family DNA-binding protein: MPVKFKAIERGQPGVSGGGDKKWYASPNMSGEKTLTDLTRDIEKISTVSGADIRAVLYALVDVMQSSLANGQIVRLGELGSLRVSFSSEGKATEKEVTANAIKQAKVIFTPAKGIKDTLATLTYEKV, from the coding sequence ATGCCAGTAAAATTTAAAGCAATAGAAAGAGGTCAACCCGGCGTAAGCGGTGGCGGCGACAAAAAATGGTATGCTTCTCCTAATATGAGCGGAGAGAAAACCCTAACCGACCTTACCAGAGACATAGAGAAAATCTCTACGGTAAGCGGAGCAGACATCAGAGCGGTACTCTACGCTTTGGTAGATGTGATGCAATCGTCCTTAGCTAATGGGCAGATTGTTCGTTTGGGAGAGTTGGGCAGTCTGCGAGTGAGTTTTAGTAGTGAGGGCAAAGCTACTGAGAAAGAAGTAACTGCTAATGCTATTAAACAAGCTAAAGTGATTTTCACTCCTGCCAAAGGAATAAAAGATACCCTAGCGACACTCACTTACGAGAAGGTTTAG
- a CDS encoding MbnP family protein — protein MKKYIVFAYVAIILSLVVSCNRDEEPAIDANDKNSVTLKFENFFNGQAMYGLSGVYTSSSSQKHKFSTLKYIVSDVILVKSDGTEVKYHYQNPDKGAYIVDQSEEAITHNFVLEEIPAGDYKQVKFGLGISPDAFVLGQEKQALFWDKAKTNGMSWSWASGYKFVNFEGTYSDALDKNFKIHIGNIGNPQQSNTPDVYKVVTLDLPQAAKVRKAIAPQIHIMADINQFLSGKNKVVLSDDNAQAMHPSKSIVKETAENLSLMFSVDHVHNN, from the coding sequence ATGAAAAAATATATCGTGTTTGCTTATGTCGCAATCATTTTAAGTTTGGTGGTATCTTGTAACAGAGATGAAGAACCAGCTATAGACGCTAATGATAAAAATTCTGTAACACTAAAATTTGAAAACTTCTTTAACGGACAGGCAATGTATGGGCTTTCTGGAGTTTATACTTCGTCATCATCTCAGAAACACAAGTTTAGTACTTTAAAATACATTGTGAGTGATGTTATTCTAGTAAAATCCGATGGTACAGAGGTTAAATATCATTACCAAAATCCAGACAAAGGGGCTTATATCGTGGACCAGTCAGAGGAAGCAATAACGCATAATTTTGTGTTGGAGGAAATTCCTGCTGGAGATTATAAGCAAGTTAAGTTTGGGCTAGGTATTTCTCCTGATGCTTTCGTTTTAGGGCAAGAAAAACAGGCTTTGTTTTGGGATAAAGCTAAGACTAACGGTATGAGCTGGAGCTGGGCAAGTGGCTATAAATTTGTGAATTTTGAAGGAACTTATTCTGATGCTTTAGATAAAAATTTCAAAATACATATAGGTAACATAGGAAATCCACAACAGAGCAATACTCCTGATGTTTATAAAGTTGTTACATTAGACTTACCGCAAGCGGCTAAGGTAAGAAAGGCTATTGCTCCTCAAATACATATTATGGCGGATATTAATCAATTCTTAAGTGGTAAGAATAAAGTGGTTCTATCAGATGATAATGCACAGGCGATGCACCCTAGTAAGTCTATAGTAAAGGAAACAGCAGAAAACCTTTCGCTTATGTTCAGTGTAGACCATGTTCATAATAACTAG